In a genomic window of Fimbriiglobus ruber:
- a CDS encoding lysozyme: MKTSPAGIAFIQSFEKLCLQRYQDSVGLWTIGYGHRIQPGEAYQLISPEQAGAIFLQDLSVAERAINQAVEVLLSQNEYDACASLAFNVGAGNFARSTLVKLLNSGNTALAAQQFLRWDFAGGKESPGLWGRRVAEKVMFEDGVYTNHT; the protein is encoded by the coding sequence ATGAAAACGAGCCCCGCCGGAATCGCCTTCATTCAGAGCTTTGAAAAGCTTTGCCTCCAGCGCTACCAAGACTCCGTCGGTCTGTGGACGATCGGGTACGGGCACCGGATTCAACCGGGCGAGGCGTACCAACTGATTTCTCCCGAGCAGGCCGGGGCCATCTTCCTCCAAGACCTGTCGGTAGCTGAACGGGCCATCAACCAGGCCGTCGAAGTCCTCCTCTCCCAGAACGAATATGACGCCTGCGCGAGCCTTGCTTTTAACGTCGGTGCCGGGAACTTCGCTCGCAGCACCTTGGTGAAACTCCTGAACAGCGGGAACACGGCCCTCGCCGCCCAACAGTTCCTCCGCTGGGACTTCGCCGGGGGGAAGGAATCGCCCGGGCTCTGGGGCCGCCGCGTCGCCGAGAAGGTCATGTTTGAAGACGGGGTTTACACCAACCATACCTGA
- a CDS encoding phage tail tip lysozyme, with translation MAISRLIRAVAGGGAVPAASEGLAGAGGIGLAFPALVAASFYEAFFGDPEALGAKIANSFKGGGSASPAPVIGGSSRDQVLSFWQSQGYSPGAAAGWAANAQAESSFNPSASNGTHFGIYQWSAARRAKIKDALGIDVATASLQDQLRAAAWEAGNMGLGPNALPDNAGQSAAAISNRFEVPSLTAGGLASEAAKRAAIANSYGAVPSISSLGASSPGRNTNVKIDNITIQTQASDSAGIAREVGVELKNQIRMAMSNFDDGVTA, from the coding sequence ATGGCTATCTCGCGGCTTATTCGGGCGGTTGCTGGGGGCGGGGCGGTTCCCGCAGCGTCCGAGGGACTGGCAGGAGCGGGTGGTATCGGTCTCGCATTCCCCGCGCTGGTCGCGGCGAGTTTTTACGAAGCATTCTTCGGCGATCCGGAAGCGCTGGGGGCGAAAATCGCCAATTCGTTCAAAGGCGGCGGGTCGGCATCTCCCGCCCCCGTCATCGGGGGTTCGTCCCGGGATCAAGTTCTGTCCTTCTGGCAGTCCCAAGGGTATAGCCCCGGCGCCGCTGCGGGATGGGCGGCAAACGCCCAGGCCGAGAGCAGCTTCAACCCGTCCGCCAGCAACGGCACTCATTTCGGGATTTACCAGTGGTCGGCGGCGCGGCGGGCGAAGATCAAGGACGCCCTCGGGATCGACGTGGCGACCGCCAGTCTTCAAGACCAACTACGGGCGGCCGCGTGGGAGGCAGGGAATATGGGCCTCGGGCCGAACGCCCTCCCCGACAATGCCGGGCAGTCTGCGGCGGCCATCAGCAACCGGTTCGAGGTTCCTTCGCTCACTGCCGGTGGCCTCGCTTCTGAAGCGGCGAAGCGGGCGGCGATCGCCAACAGCTACGGGGCGGTTCCCTCGATTTCCTCACTCGGAGCGTCCAGCCCGGGCCGGAACACCAATGTTAAAATCGACAACATCACCATTCAGACCCAGGCCAGCGACAGCGCCGGGATCGCCCGCGAGGTGGGCGTCGAGTTGAAGAACCAGATCCGCATGGCCATGAGCAATTTCGACGACGGAGTCACCGCCTAA
- a CDS encoding phage tail fiber protein: MTGTNPTFAGDLLALIFNATTIANIAINATSSPITNVYVSLHTADPTSGTQATSEAAYTSYARVGVARTSGGWTVSTNTVVPVATISFPAATGGSETESYAGLGQSASGATLLFFAGSISPTISVSNGVTPQLSTSSQLTLS, translated from the coding sequence ATGACCGGCACCAACCCGACTTTCGCAGGAGACCTCCTGGCTCTGATCTTCAACGCCACCACCATCGCCAACATCGCGATCAACGCCACCTCGTCCCCGATCACGAACGTGTACGTCTCGCTGCACACGGCCGACCCCACGAGCGGCACCCAGGCTACCAGCGAGGCGGCGTACACCAGCTACGCCCGCGTCGGCGTCGCCCGCACGTCCGGCGGGTGGACGGTCAGCACGAATACGGTGGTCCCGGTCGCCACGATCAGCTTCCCGGCCGCCACCGGCGGGAGCGAGACCGAATCGTACGCCGGCCTCGGCCAGTCCGCCAGCGGGGCCACCTTGTTGTTCTTCGCGGGGTCGATTTCGCCAACAATTTCAGTGAGTAACGGGGTCACGCCCCAACTTTCTACTTCGTCGCAATTGACTCTTTCGTAG
- a CDS encoding baseplate hub protein, with translation MTSAFDSRLVEVDIVLPGQTYTFSADSQGFAILASGIKFGNANMNTCECRIYNLTAELRNTILTLASPLINPPANNPSAGPRKPVILNLKAGRESTGTFLLYTGNVISCEVTQPPDIGITLRSLTNNYNTAVILGFQQPAVTLLSEIAQQIAIQNKLFFDFEATDRQIDNYNFTGSLQTNLAKLNQMGGIQAGVDNQTLWVTNAGSARKNTGYLISEGTGMVGIPQVSDQGVTVRVMLTSAIQIGGQVTVQSITNPAANGTFKVMKMDYEIASRDQPFWFTLLCSNLAVFQGSAG, from the coding sequence GTGACCAGCGCGTTCGATTCGCGGCTCGTCGAGGTCGACATCGTCCTGCCGGGCCAGACCTACACGTTCTCCGCCGACTCCCAGGGCTTCGCGATCCTCGCCTCGGGCATCAAGTTCGGCAACGCCAACATGAACACCTGCGAGTGTCGAATTTACAACCTCACCGCCGAGCTGCGGAACACGATCTTGACCTTGGCCTCCCCACTCATCAACCCGCCCGCCAACAATCCTTCGGCGGGACCGCGAAAACCCGTGATCCTGAACCTCAAAGCGGGCCGCGAGTCGACCGGGACGTTCTTGCTTTACACCGGGAACGTCATCTCCTGCGAGGTCACCCAACCACCGGACATCGGGATCACGCTTCGGTCCCTGACCAACAACTACAATACCGCCGTCATCCTGGGCTTCCAGCAGCCAGCCGTCACCCTCCTCTCGGAAATCGCCCAGCAGATCGCCATCCAGAACAAACTCTTCTTCGACTTCGAGGCGACCGACCGACAGATCGACAACTACAACTTCACCGGCTCGCTTCAAACCAACCTCGCCAAGCTCAATCAGATGGGAGGAATTCAGGCCGGCGTCGACAACCAGACTCTCTGGGTCACCAACGCAGGATCGGCTCGGAAGAACACCGGCTATCTCATCTCCGAGGGCACCGGCATGGTCGGTATCCCGCAGGTATCCGATCAAGGCGTCACCGTCCGGGTGATGCTCACCAGCGCCATCCAGATCGGCGGGCAGGTCACGGTTCAGAGCATTACCAACCCCGCAGCTAACGGCACGTTCAAGGTGATGAAGATGGACTACGAGATTGCCAGCCGCGACCAGCCGTTCTGGTTCACCCTGCTCTGCTCCAACCTCGCCGTCTTCCAGGGCTCGGCCGGATGA
- a CDS encoding phage baseplate protein produces the protein MTLLSDINFGLGLLSSFGQQVDVVGIYANGADTNNPTAAVSSTILNSILGTSNAPAFGQLFANARPMKATVRETSKVMEHPVETGSVIADHHVINPVEIDLPLIVNSQYYAATYSQIRQAFVNATALSVKTRVGIYSDMIVADMPHEEEADMYDVITINLRLKQVLYVVPGGGQLVNFQPADPLNSNTLAGGLQQAVALGTQASNAAGAVLSYVKLGKFL, from the coding sequence ATGACCCTCCTGTCCGACATCAACTTCGGCCTCGGGCTGCTCAGCTCGTTCGGGCAACAGGTCGACGTCGTCGGCATCTACGCCAACGGGGCGGACACGAACAACCCCACGGCGGCCGTCAGCAGCACGATCCTGAACTCCATCCTGGGCACCTCGAACGCCCCCGCGTTCGGGCAACTGTTCGCGAACGCCCGGCCCATGAAGGCGACCGTCCGCGAGACCTCGAAGGTCATGGAACACCCGGTCGAGACCGGGTCCGTGATCGCCGACCACCACGTCATCAACCCCGTGGAAATCGACCTCCCGCTGATCGTCAACTCGCAATATTACGCCGCCACCTACAGCCAGATCCGCCAGGCGTTCGTGAACGCCACCGCCCTCTCGGTCAAGACCCGCGTCGGCATCTACTCCGATATGATCGTCGCCGACATGCCCCACGAGGAAGAGGCGGACATGTACGACGTCATCACTATCAACCTGCGGCTCAAGCAGGTCCTGTACGTCGTCCCGGGCGGGGGCCAACTGGTCAACTTCCAGCCCGCCGACCCGCTGAACAGCAATACGCTCGCGGGCGGCTTGCAACAGGCCGTCGCCCTGGGCACGCAAGCGTCGAACGCGGCCGGGGCCGTCCTGAGCTACGTCAAACTGGGTAAATTCTTGTGA
- a CDS encoding Thoeris anti-defense Tad2 family protein codes for MDFGQALAAVKAGGKATRQEWAANGAHIFLNEGAIQWQSNDHPPQVYHPNAGDMLAEDWQA; via the coding sequence ATGGACTTCGGACAAGCATTAGCGGCCGTGAAGGCCGGAGGAAAAGCCACCCGCCAGGAGTGGGCGGCCAACGGCGCCCACATCTTCCTGAACGAAGGGGCAATCCAATGGCAATCGAACGACCATCCCCCGCAGGTCTACCACCCCAACGCCGGCGACATGCTGGCGGAAGACTGGCAGGCGTAG
- a CDS encoding Gp138 family membrane-puncturing spike protein, translating into MTDYAPPSRNPADNDTLTGLLKLVLTKALQNTADMLPAQVIAYDRTSNRAQVQPLIAVVTTANQVVQRAQVASVPVFQYGGGGFVLSFPVMTGDTGWIKANDRDISLFKQTTAASSPNTARLHDFADAMFFPDTLLNGVTIATEDAANAVLQNFAGTVKVALWSDLIKILAPKGVGINGTPDANAILDLQSTTQAFLPPRMTTVEKLAIPSPKIGMTVYDTTELGLSTYNGSAWS; encoded by the coding sequence ATGACGGATTACGCTCCTCCTTCGCGAAACCCGGCCGACAACGACACGCTGACTGGGCTGTTGAAGCTGGTCCTGACCAAGGCCCTGCAAAACACCGCCGACATGCTCCCGGCCCAGGTCATCGCCTACGACCGCACCTCGAACCGCGCCCAGGTACAACCGTTGATCGCGGTCGTCACCACGGCCAACCAGGTCGTGCAACGGGCGCAAGTCGCATCCGTCCCGGTCTTCCAGTACGGCGGCGGCGGGTTCGTCCTCAGTTTCCCCGTGATGACCGGGGATACGGGGTGGATCAAGGCCAACGACCGCGACATTTCACTATTCAAGCAGACGACCGCTGCCTCATCGCCGAACACCGCCCGGCTACACGACTTCGCCGACGCCATGTTCTTCCCCGACACCCTCCTGAACGGCGTCACGATCGCAACCGAGGACGCGGCCAACGCCGTCCTCCAGAACTTCGCCGGGACGGTCAAGGTGGCACTGTGGAGCGACCTGATCAAAATCCTGGCCCCCAAAGGAGTCGGCATCAACGGCACGCCGGACGCGAATGCGATTCTCGACCTGCAAAGCACGACGCAGGCGTTCCTGCCGCCGCGGATGACCACGGTGGAGAAACTCGCCATCCCGTCGCCGAAAATTGGCATGACAGTCTACGACACGACTGAACTGGGGCTTTCCACCTACAACGGCAGCGCCTGGAGTTGA
- a CDS encoding baseplate J/gp47 family protein codes for MADYEYIEPTGVVVPDTSGLLTDVQSEYQAVFGADLVVTPDTPQGVLITAETLARTEVVANNAALSNQINPNVAGGVFLDALMALTGMQRTVATPTVVSNVTLSGVSGTVIPAGSLAATSAGDQFQSVSTVTLNSGGTATVNFQSVATGPIPCAGSALTTIVSAVLGWETVTNNPSGTPASATTLGTVTQSDQAARALRQNTLAFQGVSLAEAITSALYNVQGVTSLTFQENVAATTQTINGISMVGHSIYACIEGGTDTAVAAALLENKSSGCAWNGGTSVSVVEPASGQSYTVLFDRPTQIGILIKVTTTNGNEANIIQAILDYAAGNINGLAGFVVGADVSPFEIAGAIMSEFPGYYISQVEISLVSPVSYTTSVIAIGVNAIAQTQASYISVIIA; via the coding sequence ATGGCTGATTACGAGTACATCGAGCCGACCGGCGTCGTCGTGCCCGACACGTCCGGCCTCCTGACCGATGTCCAGTCCGAGTACCAAGCCGTGTTCGGGGCGGACCTCGTTGTCACCCCGGATACCCCTCAAGGGGTCTTGATCACCGCCGAAACGCTCGCCCGGACCGAAGTCGTCGCCAACAACGCGGCGCTGTCGAATCAAATTAACCCGAACGTCGCCGGGGGCGTGTTTCTCGACGCCCTCATGGCGCTCACGGGCATGCAGCGGACCGTCGCGACACCAACCGTCGTGTCCAACGTCACTCTCTCCGGGGTGTCGGGAACCGTCATCCCCGCCGGATCGCTGGCCGCCACATCTGCGGGCGACCAATTCCAGTCTGTGTCGACGGTCACTCTGAACAGCGGCGGAACAGCGACCGTCAACTTCCAATCCGTCGCCACCGGCCCGATTCCCTGCGCGGGGTCGGCACTCACGACCATCGTCTCCGCTGTCCTCGGCTGGGAAACGGTGACCAATAATCCCTCGGGAACCCCCGCCTCCGCCACTACCCTCGGGACCGTCACCCAGTCCGACCAGGCCGCGCGGGCGCTGCGACAAAACACCCTCGCCTTCCAAGGGGTTTCGCTGGCCGAGGCCATTACCTCGGCCCTGTACAACGTCCAGGGAGTGACGAGCCTGACCTTCCAGGAGAACGTCGCGGCCACCACTCAGACGATCAACGGCATCTCGATGGTCGGGCACTCGATCTACGCTTGTATCGAGGGCGGGACGGACACCGCGGTCGCAGCCGCCCTGCTGGAGAACAAAAGCTCCGGGTGCGCGTGGAACGGGGGCACTTCGGTCAGCGTCGTCGAGCCGGCCAGCGGTCAGTCGTACACCGTCCTGTTCGACCGCCCGACGCAAATCGGCATTCTCATCAAGGTCACGACCACCAACGGCAACGAGGCGAACATCATCCAGGCGATCCTGGATTACGCGGCCGGGAATATTAACGGGTTGGCCGGGTTCGTCGTCGGGGCCGATGTCTCGCCGTTCGAGATCGCGGGTGCGATCATGAGCGAGTTCCCGGGGTATTACATCAGCCAGGTCGAGATTAGCCTTGTTAGCCCGGTCAGTTACACCACCAGCGTCATCGCCATCGGGGTCAACGCAATCGCCCAGACGCAGGCCTCGTACATCAGCGTGATCATTGCGTAG
- a CDS encoding tyrosine-type recombinase/integrase, whose amino-acid sequence MSKKNGPEPFFRPKKNRWYVEVGGKHVNLGPDEAQARVRWHQIMAGTPASSLIPGQLPDGVLVCRVIDLFVGWSHKHRPGRTAEWYQKHLQSFLDSLPDAATLTVDQLRRLHVTNWIDAHGNWGANHRRGAITAVQRAFTWAEREGHIAKSPVRGIEKPPAKRREQVLTIEEFQSLLARIKDPCFRDVLEFCWETGCRVQEIRLIEGRHLRFDRGRVEFPPEEAKGKKRWRFIYLTPRAEEIVRALVARHKVGVIFRNTDGKPWDAQNFNNRFCRLQHRFGREELKRRGFVLDPARVAEFAETLHPKKKVAGKTFPKAPNELLREARKKLTIKAAKKLGTKYALTTIRHSFATRLLEAGVDHITVAALMGHVDATMLSRVYSHVGEKTDFLRVELLRASGACAAGQVGAA is encoded by the coding sequence ATGTCGAAGAAGAACGGGCCGGAACCTTTTTTTCGGCCGAAAAAAAATCGCTGGTACGTCGAGGTCGGCGGTAAGCACGTGAACCTCGGCCCGGACGAGGCGCAGGCTCGCGTCCGCTGGCACCAGATCATGGCGGGCACGCCCGCTTCCTCCCTCATCCCCGGCCAACTACCCGACGGCGTCCTGGTCTGTCGCGTCATCGACCTGTTCGTCGGCTGGTCGCACAAGCACCGTCCCGGCCGCACGGCCGAGTGGTACCAGAAGCACCTCCAATCGTTCCTGGATTCGCTGCCCGATGCCGCCACTTTGACCGTCGACCAACTCCGGCGGTTGCACGTCACCAACTGGATCGATGCCCACGGCAACTGGGGAGCAAACCACCGCCGCGGTGCCATCACCGCCGTCCAGCGGGCGTTCACGTGGGCGGAGCGCGAGGGGCACATCGCCAAGAGTCCCGTCCGGGGGATCGAAAAACCGCCCGCCAAACGCCGCGAGCAGGTCCTGACGATCGAGGAATTTCAGTCCCTCTTAGCCCGCATCAAAGACCCGTGCTTCCGCGACGTCCTCGAATTTTGCTGGGAGACCGGATGCCGGGTGCAGGAGATCCGTCTCATCGAAGGTCGGCATCTCCGGTTCGACCGCGGCCGCGTCGAATTTCCCCCGGAGGAAGCCAAGGGCAAAAAACGCTGGCGGTTTATTTACCTGACCCCGCGGGCCGAGGAAATCGTCCGCGCCCTGGTCGCCCGTCACAAAGTCGGGGTCATTTTCCGCAATACCGACGGCAAACCGTGGGACGCCCAGAACTTCAACAACCGCTTCTGCCGGCTCCAGCACCGGTTCGGCCGCGAGGAACTGAAGCGGAGGGGGTTCGTGCTCGATCCCGCACGGGTGGCGGAATTCGCTGAGACGCTACACCCGAAGAAAAAGGTGGCGGGAAAAACATTTCCGAAGGCGCCCAACGAGTTGCTCCGCGAAGCCCGCAAGAAACTTACCATCAAGGCGGCGAAGAAACTCGGGACAAAATACGCCCTGACGACCATCCGCCACAGCTTCGCCACCCGGTTACTCGAAGCCGGGGTCGACCACATCACCGTCGCCGCCCTCATGGGGCACGTCGACGCCACCATGTTGAGCCGCGTTTACAGCCACGTGGGGGAGAAGACCGACTTCCTGCGCGTCGAACTGCTCAGGGCTTCAGGCGCATGTGCCGCAGGACAGGTTGGGGCGGCTTGA
- a CDS encoding helix-turn-helix domain-containing protein: MLTVKEAAARACISESLVYQWIADGTLPHFRVGAKGKRGKILIEVEDLDGVMAGFKVGKPEPTVAPAPKPVKPPQPVLRHMRLKP, from the coding sequence GTGTTAACCGTGAAGGAAGCCGCGGCCCGGGCTTGTATCAGCGAGAGCCTCGTGTACCAGTGGATAGCCGATGGGACGCTTCCGCACTTCCGGGTCGGTGCGAAGGGGAAGCGCGGGAAAATTTTGATCGAGGTCGAGGATTTGGACGGCGTGATGGCGGGGTTCAAGGTCGGGAAGCCGGAGCCCACGGTCGCTCCGGCCCCGAAACCGGTCAAGCCGCCCCAACCTGTCCTGCGGCACATGCGCCTGAAGCCCTGA
- a CDS encoding DUF2612 domain-containing protein, translating into MSLTNDEDTGAIQQFDFSVDLLRAILWQYTTATNLQGLLNQKAAWYDTNQTQFWEDWYTNVFDLATANDFGLSVWSIILGLPLFVNTGTPTGPVFGFDAQTGNNFDNGIFGGSTSYDLPTETKRIALQLRYFQLTSSGTVPETNRMLKYVFRNFGQAWLIDYHDMAQAYVFNFPVTFDLEYLFNNYDVLPRPAGVQSTWIDATMLYFGFATGDFNFDNGIFGG; encoded by the coding sequence ATGTCGCTCACAAATGACGAGGACACCGGAGCAATCCAGCAGTTCGATTTCTCGGTCGACCTCCTGCGGGCGATTCTGTGGCAGTACACAACCGCCACCAATCTCCAGGGGCTGCTCAATCAGAAGGCCGCCTGGTACGACACTAACCAGACGCAGTTCTGGGAAGACTGGTACACGAACGTCTTCGACCTCGCGACCGCGAACGACTTCGGCCTGAGCGTCTGGTCGATCATTCTTGGCCTTCCGCTATTCGTCAACACCGGCACGCCCACAGGCCCGGTCTTCGGGTTCGATGCCCAGACCGGGAACAACTTCGACAACGGCATCTTCGGCGGGAGTACGAGCTACGACCTGCCCACCGAGACCAAGCGGATCGCCCTGCAACTGCGGTACTTCCAGCTGACGAGCAGCGGAACCGTGCCGGAGACCAACCGGATGCTCAAGTACGTCTTCCGGAACTTCGGGCAGGCGTGGCTGATTGACTACCACGACATGGCCCAGGCCTACGTGTTCAATTTCCCGGTCACGTTCGATCTGGAGTACCTGTTCAACAACTACGACGTTCTGCCCCGCCCGGCGGGCGTTCAGTCCACCTGGATCGACGCCACGATGCTCTACTTCGGCTTTGCGACCGGAGACTTTAACTTCGACAACGGAATTTTTGGAGGCTAA
- a CDS encoding IS1595 family transposase — MSVLSAPHFHNEEAAILHLESILWPNGANCPHCGSVERLNKLKGKSVRPGLWKCYACRKQFTVKVGTVFESSHVPVHKWLQAAFLMASSKKGISAHQIHRTLEVQYNTAWFMAHRLREAMRVLNIEPMGGEGSIVEADETFVGGLEKNKHARDRKHQGRGAVGKEAVFSLVERGGRVRSTHVPSVSAETLGKVMREQLYTDTHLMTDDARQYIPLGKHFMMHESVNHSIGEYVRGGTHTNTIEGYFSIFKRGMKGVYQHCNAKHLKRYLCEFDFRYNERDTTDAERMITALQGIKGKRLTYRA, encoded by the coding sequence ATGTCAGTTCTTTCCGCCCCGCATTTTCACAACGAAGAAGCTGCAATCCTGCATCTTGAAAGCATCCTGTGGCCGAACGGAGCAAACTGCCCGCACTGTGGCAGCGTGGAACGGCTTAACAAGCTAAAGGGTAAGTCAGTACGTCCAGGGCTGTGGAAGTGCTATGCCTGCCGCAAACAATTCACTGTGAAGGTAGGAACCGTGTTCGAGTCCAGCCATGTTCCAGTACATAAATGGCTGCAAGCTGCATTTCTTATGGCATCCAGCAAAAAGGGAATCAGCGCCCACCAGATTCACCGGACATTGGAAGTGCAATACAACACGGCATGGTTCATGGCACACAGGCTCCGTGAAGCAATGCGTGTGCTGAATATCGAGCCTATGGGCGGCGAAGGTTCCATTGTAGAAGCTGACGAAACCTTTGTGGGCGGTTTGGAAAAGAATAAACACGCAAGGGACAGGAAACACCAAGGTCGTGGTGCCGTTGGTAAAGAAGCCGTGTTTAGCCTCGTAGAACGCGGCGGCAGAGTCAGATCAACGCACGTTCCGTCAGTGAGCGCAGAAACACTCGGCAAGGTTATGCGTGAGCAATTATATACTGACACGCATTTGATGACGGACGATGCAAGGCAATATATTCCACTCGGCAAGCACTTCATGATGCACGAAAGCGTCAATCATAGCATCGGTGAATACGTGCGTGGTGGAACGCATACCAACACTATTGAAGGCTATTTCTCAATTTTCAAGCGTGGGATGAAAGGCGTCTACCAGCATTGCAACGCAAAGCATCTGAAGCGGTATTTATGTGAATTTGATTTCCGTTATAACGAACGCGACACTACGGATGCGGAGCGCATGATAACTGCATTACAAGGAATCAAAGGGAAAAGACTTACCTATCGGGCTTAA
- a CDS encoding HNH endonuclease → MVDRSRYIKQTDEEIVTAYQTLKSAAKVAKHFGIGGTTVERILKRNKVTRDGRSHYLTTVRAYTPEQEFEIVAKYRNGTWASDLIKEYGGSAYSINQAIDRHGVTKRPNPYPDLTSDQLETIKRLHADGMGQTQISIEIRRSQTFVSHAMKKHGIAPHRPMNYTHGMWKGGKLQSGKYFAVLLDRNDPYYAMARSGGYVMEHRIVMARHLGRPLTPTETVHHINGDSTDNRIENLQLRQGRHGKGAVAYCVDCGSHNIDHKPLPE, encoded by the coding sequence ATGGTTGACAGGTCGAGATATATTAAGCAGACCGACGAGGAAATCGTCACGGCGTATCAAACTCTGAAATCTGCGGCCAAGGTTGCCAAGCATTTCGGGATTGGCGGGACAACTGTCGAGCGAATACTCAAGCGGAATAAAGTGACGCGCGATGGCAGGTCGCATTACCTTACTACCGTCCGTGCCTACACCCCCGAACAAGAATTCGAAATCGTCGCCAAGTACAGGAACGGCACTTGGGCTTCTGACCTGATTAAGGAATACGGCGGAAGCGCGTACTCAATCAATCAGGCGATAGATCGACATGGGGTTACGAAGCGACCAAACCCCTACCCCGATTTGACTTCTGACCAACTCGAAACGATCAAACGCCTTCACGCAGACGGCATGGGGCAAACTCAAATATCCATCGAAATCAGACGCTCACAAACCTTCGTGAGCCATGCCATGAAGAAGCACGGGATAGCTCCCCACCGCCCTATGAACTACACGCACGGCATGTGGAAAGGAGGTAAGCTCCAGTCGGGCAAATATTTCGCCGTCCTGCTGGACCGGAATGACCCGTACTATGCGATGGCTCGGTCGGGTGGTTACGTCATGGAACACCGAATCGTCATGGCGCGCCACCTCGGTCGCCCACTAACACCCACGGAAACGGTCCACCACATCAACGGCGACTCGACTGACAACCGGATCGAAAACCTGCAACTCCGGCAAGGGAGGCACGGCAAAGGGGCCGTCGCCTACTGCGTCGATTGTGGTTCACACAACATCGATCACAAGCCATTACCAGAATAA